In Dromaius novaehollandiae isolate bDroNov1 chromosome 2, bDroNov1.hap1, whole genome shotgun sequence, one DNA window encodes the following:
- the ASNS gene encoding asparagine synthetase [glutamine-hydrolyzing]: MCGIWALFGSDECLSVQCLSAMKIAHRGPDAFRFENVNGFTNCCFGFHRLAVVDQLYGMQPIRVKKFPYLWLCYNGEIYNFKQLQKQFGFEYQTLVDGEVILHLYNRGGIEQTACMLDGVFAFILLDTANRKVFLARDTYGVRPLFKVLTDDGFLGVCSEAKGLTNLKHSTSFCPKVEPFLPGHYEVLDLKPSGKVASVELVKFHSYKDEPLHAAYDTVENLPSGFDLETVKNNIRILFENAVRKRLMAHRRIGCLLSGGLDSSLVAAVLLKLMKEMNINYPLQTFAIGMENSPDIVAARKVATHIGSEHHEVIFDSEEGIQAIEEVIFSLETYDITTVRASVGMYLVSKYIRKKTNSVVIFSGEGSDELTQGYIYFHKAPSPEEAAEESERLLKELYLFDVLRADRTTAAHGLELRVPFLDHRFTTYYLSLPAELRIPKNGIEKYLLRQSFEDSNLLPKEILWRPKEAFSDGLTPVKKSWFSILQDYIDQQVHDLLLEKAAEKYPFNPPKTKESYYYRQIFEKHYPGQSGWLPHYWMPKWIKATDPSARTLKHYKSDAQE, from the exons ATGTGCGGCATCTGGGCCCTGTTTGGAAGCGATGAGTGCCTTTCTGTGCAGTGCCTAAGCGCCATGAAGATCGCGCACAGAGGTCCTGATGCCTTTCGGTTTGAGAACGTCAATGGTTTCACCAACTGCTGTTTTGGTTTCCACCGCCTGGCAGTGGTTGACCAGTTGTATGGCATGCAGCCTATCCGGGTGAAGAAATTTCCATATCTGTGGCTGTGTTACAATGGGGAAATCTATAATTTCAAACAG CTGCAGAAGCAATTTGGATTTGAATATCAGACATTAGTGGATGGTGAGGTTATCCTTCACCTTTACAACAGAGGAGGAATAGAACAAACAGCTTGCATGCTAGATGGTGTATTTGCTTTCATCCTTCTGGACACAGCAAACAGAAAAGTGTTTCTGGCAAGAGATACCTATGGGGTCAGACCACTGTTTAAGGTGCTGACTGATGATGGATTTTTGGGTGTCTGTTCTGAGGCAAAAG GACTTACCAACTTAAAGCATTCAACATCCTTCTGTCCTAAAGTGGAACCGTTCCTTCCGGGTCATTATGAAGTGCTGGATTTAAAGCCCTCTGGCAAGGTTGCATCAGTAGAGCTAGTAAAATTTCATAGTTATAAAGACGAACCACTCCACGCTGCTTATGATACAGTGGAAAATCTGCCATCAG gtTTTGATCTTGAAACAGTGAAAAACAACATCCGTATTCTGTTTGAAAATGCTGTTAGAAAACGTCTGATGGCTCACAGGAGGATTGGCTGCCTTTTGTCAG GGGGCTTGGATTCCAGCTTGGTTGCAGCTGTTCTTCTGAAACTGATGAAAGAAATGAACATCAATTACCCTTTGCAAACCTTTGCAATTGGAATGGAAAACAGCCCTGACATAGTGGCTGCCAGAAAG GTGGCAACGCATATAGGCAGTGAACATCATGAAGTAATATTTGATTCTGAAGAAGGAATTCAGGCAATAGAGGAGGTTATCTTCTCCTTGGAAACATATGATATAACAACAGTAAGAGCTTCAGTTG gtatgtaTCTTGTCTCCAAATATATACGCAAGAAAACGAATAGTGTGGTCATTTTCTCAGGGGAAGGCTCAGATGAGCTGACACAAGGATATATCTATTTCCATAAG GCACCCTCTCCcgaagaagctgcagaagaaagtgAGAGGCTTCTGAAAGAACTCTATCTATTTGATGTGCTTCGTGCGGACAGGACTACTGCAGCCCATGG ACTTGAACTGAGAGTCCCATTTTTGGATCATCGGTTTACTACTTACTATTTATCTCTACCAGCAGAACTGCGAATCCCAAAG aatggaattgaaaaatatcttttaagaCAGTCCTTTGAGGATTCCAACTTGCTTCCCAAAGAAATACTCTGGAGACCCAAAGAAGCTTTCAGTGACGGCTTAACACCTGTAAAGAAATCCTGGTTTTCTATTCTTCAGGACTATATTGATCAACAG GTTCATGACCTTCTGTTGGAAAAGGCAGCGGAGAAATATCCTTTCAATCctcctaaaacaaaagaaagttatTACTACCGCCAGATCTTTGAAAAGCATTACCCAGGGCAAAGCGGCTGGCTGCCCCACTACTGGATGCCAAAATGGATTAAAGCTACTGATCCTTCTGCTCGCACATTGAAGCATTACAAGTCAGATGCCCAAGAATAG